A portion of the Mycobacterium paraseoulense genome contains these proteins:
- a CDS encoding AMP-binding enzyme: protein MTETTCPVLAVPMGEQAPVDPQTGALAVGKPMPGVDVVVLDDEGRQLPPGRIGEIAVSGPQVVPGYWNQPDQTAAAFRDGRLLTGDVGYVDDAGWFYLVDRTKDMIVASGYKVWPREVEDVLYTHDAVREAAVVGQPDPYRGETVKAFVSLREGHIVDADALIEFCRQRMAAYKYPRSVAIVDEIPKTATGKIMRRVLRSERA from the coding sequence ATGACGGAGACGACCTGCCCGGTGCTCGCTGTGCCCATGGGCGAACAAGCACCGGTCGATCCCCAGACCGGTGCGCTGGCAGTCGGCAAGCCGATGCCGGGCGTCGACGTCGTCGTGCTCGATGACGAGGGCCGGCAGCTGCCGCCCGGTCGAATCGGCGAAATTGCCGTGTCCGGACCGCAGGTCGTGCCGGGTTACTGGAATCAGCCGGATCAGACGGCAGCGGCGTTCCGAGATGGGCGACTGTTGACGGGCGACGTCGGCTACGTCGACGACGCGGGCTGGTTCTATTTGGTGGACCGCACGAAGGACATGATCGTGGCCAGCGGATACAAGGTCTGGCCGCGCGAGGTCGAAGACGTGTTGTACACGCACGACGCCGTCCGGGAGGCTGCTGTCGTCGGTCAACCCGATCCCTATCGAGGCGAGACGGTCAAGGCATTCGTTTCCCTGCGCGAGGGCCACATCGTGGACGCCGATGCATTGATCGAGTTCTGCCGACAGCGCATGGCCGCCTACAAGTACCCACGCAGCGTCGCGATCGTCGACGAGATACCGAAAACGGCGACCGGCAAGATCATGCGGCGCGTCCTGCGCTCCGAGCGGGCCTGA
- a CDS encoding class I adenylate-forming enzyme family protein, whose translation MNNELTLLDAFWRWTSDAPGRPALTYFDTVLTYGEVDTASDGLAVALAQQGFGFGDRAALCLQNVPQYVIALLAIWKLGGVAVPINPMLTPGEVVKLTDDATPRVLIALDELYTGELADALAGRSVEQVITTSAVDWQHPSDDLHALIAEHPGQCPDRRVPVCSDVAAITYTSGTTGKPKGAMNTHGNIATGGKSYREWFALADRDSVLGIAPLFHVTGLTGHIAAAIAAGGALVLCNRFRPDVVLHAVRRHRPTFTVGALTAFIALVESDATRADLASLTTIASGGAPVAAGVLERFRDRFGT comes from the coding sequence GTGAACAACGAACTCACGTTGCTCGACGCCTTTTGGCGGTGGACCTCCGATGCGCCGGGCCGACCGGCGCTGACGTACTTCGACACGGTGCTGACGTACGGTGAAGTCGACACTGCCAGCGACGGTTTGGCGGTTGCGCTCGCGCAGCAAGGTTTCGGTTTTGGTGACCGCGCGGCGCTGTGTCTGCAGAACGTGCCCCAGTACGTCATCGCGCTGCTGGCCATCTGGAAGCTCGGCGGCGTGGCGGTGCCGATCAACCCGATGCTCACGCCGGGCGAGGTCGTGAAACTCACGGACGATGCCACGCCCCGGGTGCTGATCGCGCTCGACGAGTTGTACACAGGAGAGCTTGCGGATGCCCTCGCCGGACGGTCGGTCGAGCAGGTGATCACCACCAGCGCAGTCGATTGGCAGCATCCGAGCGACGACCTGCACGCCCTCATCGCCGAACACCCGGGTCAGTGCCCAGATCGTCGGGTTCCGGTGTGCTCGGACGTCGCGGCCATCACGTACACCTCGGGTACGACGGGAAAGCCGAAGGGCGCCATGAACACTCACGGCAACATTGCCACGGGTGGGAAGAGTTACCGTGAATGGTTTGCGCTCGCCGACCGCGACTCGGTGCTCGGAATCGCCCCGTTGTTCCATGTGACGGGGCTGACCGGACACATCGCTGCTGCGATCGCCGCGGGCGGTGCGCTGGTGCTGTGCAACCGATTTCGTCCCGACGTCGTCCTGCACGCGGTTCGCCGTCACCGGCCTACGTTCACGGTGGGTGCGCTCACGGCGTTCATCGCCCTCGTCGAGTCCGACGCGACACGGGCGGATCTGGCCAGCCTGACCACCATCGCCTCGGGCGGGGCGCCCGTGGCTGCCGGTGTGCTGGAGCGCTTCCGGGATCGCTTCGGCACCTAA
- a CDS encoding amidohydrolase family protein produces MALIENTVGELPYQLTDFDQHSYEAEDCFTRFMPKAKLDTAVRPIVAPSGRKVLLANDQIVTALENDLNQAYVPGSLIEMLKHRAAGDAADTDRFYEPLQIEYLDRDARLAQLTEQQIERAIMYPGGWTLMAEQYLRGIDPLYDNIEAFNKWINEDWGFNFKNRIYAPALMSMRDLDRACEELDRVLDAGARFIVLPAGPAYGRSPGDPYFDPFWARVNEAKAVVCYHIAEFYYQDNIASDWGWGLVPPFQFSAWQWQNTYGERPITDTISALIFDNIFGRYPNIKVLVSEFGAEWVPHFIRHMDKSRGMARNGRWLGGQLTERPSAIFKKHVRVVPYPEDDTMAMIEKLGTDETLLMGSDWPHAEGLREPADFYNKVEGLDDVKKRNFLRENGIKLTEGTN; encoded by the coding sequence ATGGCACTCATCGAGAACACGGTCGGCGAACTGCCCTACCAGCTGACCGACTTCGACCAGCACTCGTACGAAGCGGAGGACTGCTTCACCCGCTTCATGCCGAAGGCCAAATTGGACACCGCTGTTCGGCCGATCGTCGCGCCATCGGGACGCAAGGTGCTGCTGGCCAACGATCAGATCGTCACCGCGCTCGAGAACGATCTGAATCAGGCTTATGTGCCGGGCTCACTTATCGAGATGCTCAAACATCGCGCCGCTGGTGACGCCGCCGACACCGACCGCTTCTACGAACCTTTGCAAATCGAGTACCTGGACCGGGATGCGCGGCTGGCGCAACTAACCGAACAGCAGATAGAACGGGCGATCATGTACCCCGGTGGCTGGACGCTCATGGCCGAGCAATACCTGCGCGGCATCGATCCGCTCTACGACAACATCGAAGCCTTCAACAAGTGGATCAACGAGGACTGGGGCTTCAACTTCAAGAATCGGATCTATGCCCCCGCGCTTATGTCCATGCGCGACCTGGACCGCGCATGCGAGGAACTCGACCGGGTTCTCGACGCGGGCGCGCGGTTCATCGTGCTGCCGGCTGGGCCGGCGTACGGACGCTCGCCGGGTGATCCGTACTTTGATCCGTTCTGGGCGCGGGTCAATGAGGCCAAAGCCGTTGTGTGCTATCACATCGCGGAGTTCTACTATCAGGACAACATCGCCTCCGATTGGGGCTGGGGCCTGGTTCCGCCGTTCCAGTTCTCGGCGTGGCAGTGGCAGAACACGTACGGGGAGCGACCGATCACCGATACGATCTCGGCGCTCATCTTCGACAACATCTTCGGTCGCTACCCCAATATCAAGGTGCTCGTCAGCGAGTTCGGCGCCGAATGGGTGCCGCACTTCATCCGCCACATGGACAAGAGTCGTGGGATGGCGCGCAACGGCCGGTGGCTCGGCGGCCAGCTGACGGAGCGCCCCAGCGCGATCTTCAAGAAGCATGTTCGGGTGGTGCCCTACCCCGAGGACGACACCATGGCGATGATCGAAAAGCTCGGCACCGACGAGACCCTGCTGATGGGGTCGGACTGGCCGCACGCGGAAGGTCTGCGCGAGCCCGCCGACTTCTACAATAAGGTCGAGGGCCTCGATGATGTGAAGAAGCGCAATTTCCTGCGGGAGAACGGCATCAAGCTGACCGAGGGCACCAATTAG
- a CDS encoding enoyl-CoA hydratase/isomerase family protein, with amino-acid sequence MSSSAPHAEFSTPEDAVAVVTINRADRLGAYTPQMCAELQEAIRRVRLDDDIRVLVLTGKGRGFCTGGDVSPDAGFADVLAHQIGRARELREDAHAVITALNQLDKPVICAVNGIAVNGGLAFALACDLRIVAASARLGDTSACAGLLPDEGGAWLFPRAMGYDNAFRMVALSEIYDAGEAQRLGLATEVVEDERLWPRTMELARQFRAAAPLAVRAVKFMMRRALENTLQTSLGDAQQAVLWVGPSADAKEGKAAFLERRPPSFTGH; translated from the coding sequence ATGAGCAGCTCCGCACCGCACGCCGAGTTCTCGACACCCGAAGACGCCGTCGCCGTCGTAACCATCAACCGTGCCGACCGGCTTGGCGCGTACACGCCGCAGATGTGCGCCGAGCTCCAGGAGGCCATTCGGCGGGTTCGGCTCGATGACGACATCCGCGTCCTCGTGTTGACAGGCAAGGGCCGGGGTTTCTGCACGGGCGGCGACGTATCTCCCGATGCCGGCTTCGCCGACGTACTGGCGCACCAGATCGGGCGGGCGCGGGAGCTACGCGAGGACGCCCACGCCGTCATCACCGCGCTGAACCAGCTCGACAAGCCGGTGATCTGCGCCGTGAACGGCATAGCGGTCAATGGTGGGCTCGCCTTTGCCCTCGCCTGCGATCTCCGGATCGTCGCCGCTAGTGCGCGACTGGGCGACACCAGCGCGTGCGCTGGCTTGCTCCCGGATGAAGGCGGAGCATGGCTTTTCCCGCGGGCAATGGGGTACGACAACGCATTTCGGATGGTCGCGCTTTCCGAGATCTACGATGCCGGAGAGGCGCAGCGGCTTGGCCTCGCGACGGAAGTGGTCGAGGACGAGCGGTTGTGGCCGCGAACGATGGAACTCGCCCGCCAGTTCAGAGCTGCTGCGCCACTGGCCGTGCGCGCGGTCAAGTTCATGATGCGGCGGGCGCTCGAGAACACCCTGCAGACCTCGCTCGGCGACGCTCAGCAGGCCGTCCTGTGGGTGGGACCCAGTGCCGACGCAAAGGAGGGCAAGGCGGCGTTCTTGGAGCGCCGTCCGCCGAGTTTCACCGGACACTGA
- a CDS encoding acyl-CoA dehydrogenase family protein, with product MDAETRELLRGSIHDLFETDAGGDVVAGLDELGWSEVVADDPAAALDMLFTEQGLLGRASAILDTVAFAEYDGVKIPVVHPINSRASARVIDDRIEIDGVLLANPHGPVGVATHDTGFLVDLAAQQSAVTAVAGFDARSGLRRVRLTMACDGVTETDLDWTPIVAAAERALSSELVGNGSAMVRLAADQITGRFQFGRPIAANQSPRHRLAESYALLRGAAELSAVAWRTGSGADARTAKAYAGYAVDAASRACVQVCGAIGLTAEHPLSGHVARSRILDAMYGGWADSMTDIGGQFVASGCLPPQARL from the coding sequence GTGGACGCTGAGACGAGGGAGCTGCTCAGGGGCTCCATTCACGACCTCTTCGAAACCGATGCAGGCGGCGATGTCGTCGCCGGACTAGACGAGCTGGGCTGGAGTGAGGTTGTCGCAGACGATCCCGCGGCGGCGCTCGACATGCTGTTCACGGAGCAGGGCTTGCTCGGGCGGGCGTCGGCGATTCTGGACACGGTCGCTTTCGCCGAGTACGACGGAGTGAAAATCCCCGTCGTGCACCCGATTAACTCCCGCGCGTCGGCTCGCGTCATCGACGACCGGATCGAGATCGACGGAGTGCTCCTCGCCAACCCCCACGGACCGGTCGGCGTGGCAACGCACGACACCGGCTTCCTCGTCGACCTCGCCGCGCAGCAGTCCGCCGTAACAGCCGTGGCCGGGTTCGATGCCCGCTCCGGCCTCCGGCGAGTTCGGCTCACGATGGCATGCGACGGCGTGACGGAGACCGACCTCGATTGGACGCCTATCGTCGCGGCGGCCGAGCGAGCGCTGTCGTCAGAACTCGTCGGCAACGGTTCGGCGATGGTGCGCCTCGCGGCCGATCAGATCACCGGGCGCTTTCAGTTCGGACGGCCGATCGCTGCGAACCAGAGCCCTCGACATCGGCTGGCCGAGAGCTACGCGCTGCTGCGCGGCGCCGCCGAGTTGAGCGCGGTGGCGTGGCGCACGGGCAGCGGCGCAGATGCGCGAACGGCCAAGGCCTACGCCGGCTACGCGGTCGACGCGGCGAGCCGCGCTTGCGTTCAGGTTTGTGGTGCCATCGGATTGACCGCCGAGCACCCCCTGTCCGGCCACGTCGCCCGCAGCCGCATCCTGGACGCCATGTACGGCGGCTGGGCCGACTCGATGACCGACATCGGTGGACAATTCGTCGCCTCGGGATGCCTACCACCCCAGGCCCGGCTATGA
- a CDS encoding acyl-CoA dehydrogenase family protein — MAVNTSEIAVSAPDSERILDEFDVALLAADGLAPLREPAADMAHALEQSRRMMKWLYDGGWSRWGWPEAVGGIGGSPLVRCQILERLALAGYPIPEHLLVLEVVGPAVANHAPRLAAARLPAALRGDELWSQGFSEPEAGSDLAALRTKAVARDDGTYVVNGQKIWTSYGAFADRIVLLARSGAVADRHRGLVMLLVDLDSPGVDRRPIALASGREELAEIFFTDVLVKPDRVIGGDGAGWAVAMDLLQYERGTYAWMRMAIATAYLQQLVRALDREEGAPDSRRAAIVGRAYLNLMALRARTATTLGRLAAGEEVGAETSVDKLLLSTAKQDVLDAAMALLGPDILVGDDDASAAWRERWWYSRAASIYGGAREVQYSIIADRILKLPRENERGR; from the coding sequence GTGGCTGTGAACACCAGCGAGATCGCCGTTTCCGCGCCCGATTCCGAGCGCATTCTCGACGAATTCGATGTCGCGTTGCTCGCGGCCGACGGGTTGGCCCCGCTACGGGAGCCCGCAGCCGATATGGCCCATGCGCTCGAGCAGTCGCGGCGCATGATGAAGTGGCTCTACGACGGGGGCTGGAGTCGATGGGGCTGGCCCGAAGCGGTTGGCGGCATTGGCGGTTCGCCGCTCGTCCGGTGCCAGATTCTGGAACGACTGGCACTGGCGGGTTACCCGATTCCGGAACACCTGCTCGTGTTGGAAGTGGTCGGGCCGGCGGTCGCGAACCACGCGCCGCGGTTAGCAGCGGCGCGACTTCCCGCAGCGCTACGCGGTGACGAGCTGTGGTCCCAGGGCTTCTCCGAGCCCGAGGCGGGCAGCGACCTCGCGGCCCTGCGCACCAAAGCCGTCGCCAGGGACGACGGCACCTACGTCGTCAACGGGCAGAAGATCTGGACGTCCTACGGCGCCTTCGCCGACCGCATCGTGCTGCTGGCGCGCAGTGGCGCGGTGGCCGACCGCCACCGCGGCCTGGTGATGCTCCTGGTCGATCTCGACTCACCCGGTGTCGATCGCCGACCCATCGCGTTGGCCAGCGGCCGCGAAGAGCTCGCCGAAATCTTCTTCACCGACGTCCTCGTCAAGCCGGACCGGGTGATCGGCGGGGATGGCGCCGGGTGGGCGGTCGCCATGGATCTGCTGCAGTACGAGCGCGGAACCTACGCATGGATGCGGATGGCGATCGCGACCGCCTATCTTCAGCAGCTCGTGCGCGCCCTGGACCGCGAGGAAGGCGCACCGGACTCGCGTCGTGCCGCGATCGTCGGACGGGCTTATTTAAACCTCATGGCGTTGCGTGCCCGCACGGCAACCACATTGGGCCGGCTCGCAGCGGGCGAGGAGGTGGGCGCGGAGACCAGCGTGGACAAACTTCTTCTGTCGACGGCGAAGCAGGATGTGCTCGACGCCGCCATGGCTCTGCTCGGACCGGACATCCTGGTCGGTGACGACGACGCATCGGCGGCGTGGCGGGAACGCTGGTGGTACTCCCGCGCCGCCTCGATCTACGGCGGTGCGCGCGAGGTGCAATACAGCATCATCGCCGATCGAATCCTCAAGCTGCCGAGGGAGAACGAACGTGGACGCTGA
- a CDS encoding serine hydrolase domain-containing protein has protein sequence MEEMAQTPSAAAKVSLLLERVALEVTDGRLPSAQVAVGYGGGLVAFETFGDADPTTRYRLQSASRPFVAGALWKVIDKYGVDIGTPVSTWIPGFCDGITLRDIATHRAGLAYAPLGAKRMATRASRLEAMARWRPDPETRGHLQFALTSSGWVIWEVIESLTGLPLPEYLDKHIVGPLGLTAQLAVPIEEQGDVAPMVLLGDPSEELDPWGPWYLDPAEVLARGEPSHSVVATAADVAMHYQGMLHSDVWSRAAVAEGCRAHVTEPVHGPIEHGGTDYPVSIGLFVTVRGESWQTGWMPATGSPATFGHGGAPLQQSFCDPTTGLSFAFLTNGYPATGYALDRWGRNLSAVVLDLAGDIA, from the coding sequence ATGGAAGAAATGGCCCAGACGCCCTCTGCTGCCGCCAAGGTCTCGCTGCTGCTCGAACGGGTGGCGCTCGAGGTGACGGACGGACGACTTCCCAGCGCGCAAGTGGCGGTCGGATATGGTGGCGGGCTCGTCGCCTTCGAGACGTTCGGCGATGCCGACCCGACCACTCGCTACCGGCTGCAGTCGGCGAGCCGACCATTCGTGGCCGGCGCGCTCTGGAAGGTCATCGACAAATATGGCGTCGACATCGGCACACCGGTGTCGACATGGATACCAGGCTTCTGCGACGGAATAACGCTGCGAGACATCGCAACTCACCGGGCGGGCCTCGCCTATGCACCGTTAGGCGCCAAGCGGATGGCAACGCGGGCGTCGCGCCTTGAGGCCATGGCGCGGTGGCGGCCCGATCCCGAAACCCGCGGACACCTGCAGTTCGCGCTGACGTCGTCGGGTTGGGTGATCTGGGAGGTGATCGAGTCGCTTACTGGGCTGCCATTGCCGGAGTATCTGGACAAGCACATCGTGGGACCGCTCGGACTGACAGCGCAGCTCGCGGTGCCGATCGAAGAGCAGGGCGACGTGGCGCCCATGGTTCTGCTCGGTGATCCATCCGAGGAACTGGACCCCTGGGGTCCGTGGTACCTCGACCCCGCCGAAGTGCTGGCCAGGGGCGAGCCATCGCATAGCGTGGTCGCCACGGCGGCGGATGTCGCGATGCACTATCAAGGCATGTTGCACTCCGACGTGTGGTCGCGAGCGGCCGTCGCCGAAGGTTGCCGCGCACATGTCACCGAACCGGTGCACGGTCCAATCGAACACGGGGGGACCGACTATCCGGTGTCCATCGGGCTGTTCGTCACGGTCCGCGGTGAGTCGTGGCAAACCGGATGGATGCCGGCGACCGGATCCCCGGCGACGTTCGGACACGGTGGCGCGCCGCTGCAGCAGTCCTTCTGTGATCCCACCACCGGCCTGAGCTTCGCCTTCCTGACCAACGGGTATCCCGCGACGGGATACGCCCTGGACCGGTGGGGCAGGAATCTCTCGGCCGTCGTGCTGGATCTGGCCGGCGACATCGCCTGA
- a CDS encoding mycofactocin-coupled SDR family oxidoreductase, translating to MGLLDGKVAFITGAARGQGRSHAQRLAQEGAAIIAVDVADRVSQHEGYPPATAADLKETVKLVEKNGGRIVAGTADVRDSEALGQVLGQGVAEFGGRLDVVVANAGVVSWGRFWEMSDEQWKSMIDVNLTGVWRTLKAAVPHMLAAGNGGSIITISSVAGLKSLPGQAHYSAAKHGVVGLTKSAAIELGEYGIRVNSIHPWGVSTVMATEDTHMGELLSAHPNYGMSYASALPGLPLAEPDDISDAVVYLASELSRAVTGTQLTVDMGATKM from the coding sequence ATGGGATTACTCGACGGCAAGGTGGCCTTCATCACCGGCGCTGCGCGCGGGCAGGGACGCAGCCACGCTCAGCGACTCGCTCAGGAGGGTGCGGCGATCATCGCCGTCGACGTCGCCGACCGGGTGTCACAGCACGAGGGATATCCACCTGCAACGGCAGCGGATCTCAAGGAGACGGTCAAGCTCGTCGAGAAGAACGGCGGGCGCATCGTCGCCGGGACCGCTGACGTCCGGGACTCGGAGGCGCTCGGGCAGGTGTTGGGGCAGGGCGTTGCGGAATTCGGTGGGCGGTTGGACGTGGTCGTGGCGAATGCGGGCGTCGTGAGTTGGGGCCGCTTCTGGGAGATGTCCGACGAGCAGTGGAAGTCCATGATCGACGTCAATCTCACCGGCGTCTGGCGCACCTTGAAGGCAGCGGTTCCGCATATGCTGGCCGCGGGCAACGGCGGGTCGATCATCACCATCAGCTCCGTGGCTGGGTTGAAATCCCTTCCTGGACAAGCTCACTACAGCGCAGCCAAACACGGAGTCGTGGGGTTGACGAAGTCGGCCGCAATTGAGTTGGGCGAGTACGGCATCCGGGTCAACTCCATTCATCCCTGGGGAGTTTCCACAGTGATGGCGACCGAGGACACTCACATGGGTGAACTGTTGTCCGCGCACCCCAACTACGGGATGTCCTACGCCAGTGCGCTGCCCGGCCTTCCCTTGGCCGAACCGGACGACATCTCCGACGCGGTCGTCTATCTGGCGTCCGAGCTCTCCCGCGCGGTCACCGGAACTCAGCTCACCGTGGACATGGGCGCCACTAAAATGTGA
- a CDS encoding nuclear transport factor 2 family protein, giving the protein MIIGQPDPQQVADIIAINHLAASYSEAMCRFAVEEAVETYAEDGVLSTPTTEDAVGRTAIAETIGRTVSGLDFVFQTLHQGLVEVHGDTAMTYFTITEWARRTADGRGILFLGVYRDDVIRTAAGWRFARRRLLPRMVGRPEFLTGRLHDIAL; this is encoded by the coding sequence GTGATCATCGGCCAGCCCGACCCACAGCAGGTCGCCGACATCATCGCGATCAACCACCTCGCGGCCTCCTACTCGGAGGCGATGTGCCGCTTCGCCGTCGAAGAGGCCGTCGAAACCTATGCCGAAGACGGTGTTCTGTCGACACCCACCACCGAGGACGCGGTCGGTCGCACGGCCATCGCCGAAACGATCGGGCGCACCGTCTCGGGGTTGGACTTCGTGTTCCAGACTTTGCACCAGGGTCTCGTCGAGGTCCACGGCGACACCGCGATGACCTACTTCACCATCACGGAGTGGGCGCGACGCACAGCGGATGGCCGCGGCATCTTGTTTCTCGGCGTCTACCGCGACGACGTCATACGCACCGCTGCCGGCTGGCGATTCGCCCGGCGCCGGCTGCTACCCCGGATGGTGGGCCGCCCCGAATTCCTGACCGGTCGGCTACACGACATCGCTCTCTGA
- a CDS encoding hotdog family protein — translation MNTQAYGVWAQAVENLMSYRYLGCRSVLGEGYDALGRMPVRSDLRHGEGLLAAPVAIAMLDTAGIAVDRHWQLALTHIGIQLCGPVGEDVDAVAVCGTMTRRARSQIFTEARITAEDDPHRLLGLGTADWTMISPTGTGFEYIDPGPGVPDTGDLPPLASAYSARLKGDGRFVIEELTPELGGVLLHHGPIIVALEAAALHAAGRVRRVQSLDVRIVKAGRTGPFVANASVESDVAGSILVSARLHQGDDEANVVATALLRVVA, via the coding sequence GTGAACACCCAGGCATACGGGGTATGGGCGCAAGCTGTCGAGAATTTGATGAGCTATCGGTATCTCGGATGCCGGTCGGTGCTGGGTGAGGGCTACGACGCACTCGGTCGGATGCCGGTGCGCAGCGATCTTCGGCATGGCGAAGGCCTGCTGGCGGCACCGGTCGCGATTGCCATGCTCGACACGGCCGGTATTGCGGTGGATCGGCACTGGCAACTGGCACTCACACACATCGGGATCCAGTTGTGTGGACCGGTGGGCGAAGATGTGGACGCCGTGGCCGTGTGCGGGACGATGACACGGCGGGCGCGCAGCCAGATCTTCACCGAGGCGCGGATCACCGCGGAAGACGATCCGCACCGGCTCCTCGGCCTCGGGACCGCCGACTGGACGATGATCTCGCCTACCGGTACGGGTTTCGAGTACATCGACCCCGGCCCCGGGGTGCCCGACACCGGCGACCTCCCGCCGCTCGCCAGCGCCTACAGTGCCCGGCTAAAGGGCGATGGACGGTTTGTCATCGAGGAGCTCACGCCCGAACTCGGCGGCGTGCTGCTGCACCACGGTCCCATCATTGTCGCGCTCGAGGCCGCCGCGCTTCACGCGGCGGGGCGGGTTCGACGCGTGCAGAGCCTCGACGTGCGCATCGTGAAGGCGGGTCGGACCGGTCCGTTCGTGGCGAACGCGTCGGTCGAGTCCGACGTAGCGGGCTCCATTCTGGTCAGTGCCCGGCTGCACCAGGGCGACGACGAGGCCAATGTCGTCGCCACGGCACTCCTGCGGGTCGTCGCGTGA
- a CDS encoding LLM class flavin-dependent oxidoreductase has protein sequence MGSPQRSAIDVGVYFDLRNPAQWAQDPSRLYGFTLEMCEEAERLGASSAWFSEHHLFDDGYLTSPLTMAAAAAARTRRIRLGTAILIAPLHHPAEIAEQSVVVDILSGGRLDLGVGTGYRVPEFDLFEASMVARYKQTDDAVRRLRQLWGPGGVRPSPVQQPVPVWMGYQGPKGARRAGLLGERLLSANGALWRPYAEGLAEGGHPVSSGVMAGGIQGCVTEDPERDWPMVSKHLAHQLDSYRKHMVEGTGAPTPRPVDVERLVRQGRDGPLNSFMYGTPETVAGQIRELTAGAPVQTVFLWASIGGMAEADVARNVQTICTRLAPLLAGAGAEGE, from the coding sequence ATGGGTTCACCTCAACGCTCGGCGATCGACGTAGGCGTGTACTTCGACCTGCGCAATCCGGCGCAGTGGGCGCAGGACCCGTCGAGGCTCTACGGTTTCACACTCGAGATGTGCGAAGAGGCCGAACGCCTGGGCGCCTCGTCGGCGTGGTTTTCCGAGCACCACCTGTTCGACGACGGCTATCTGACCAGCCCGCTGACGATGGCGGCGGCGGCCGCCGCACGCACTCGGCGCATCCGGTTGGGCACCGCGATCCTGATCGCCCCGTTGCACCACCCTGCCGAGATCGCCGAGCAGAGCGTCGTTGTCGACATCCTGTCCGGTGGGCGACTCGATCTCGGGGTGGGTACCGGTTACCGCGTTCCGGAGTTTGATCTCTTCGAGGCGTCAATGGTGGCGCGTTACAAGCAGACCGACGACGCGGTGCGGCGCCTACGTCAGCTATGGGGGCCGGGCGGGGTTCGCCCGTCGCCTGTGCAACAACCGGTGCCGGTCTGGATGGGCTACCAGGGGCCCAAAGGGGCGCGGCGAGCAGGCCTGCTGGGAGAGCGGCTGCTGTCGGCAAATGGCGCGCTGTGGAGACCGTACGCCGAGGGTCTCGCCGAGGGCGGTCACCCCGTCTCGTCGGGTGTGATGGCCGGCGGGATTCAGGGCTGCGTGACAGAGGATCCCGAACGTGACTGGCCGATGGTGTCCAAACACCTCGCCCACCAACTCGACTCGTATCGTAAACACATGGTGGAGGGAACCGGCGCCCCGACGCCCAGGCCGGTCGATGTCGAACGTTTGGTGCGGCAGGGCCGCGACGGCCCTCTCAACTCGTTCATGTACGGCACGCCCGAGACCGTGGCGGGCCAGATCCGGGAGTTGACCGCGGGCGCGCCGGTACAGACCGTGTTTCTGTGGGCGTCGATCGGTGGCATGGCGGAAGCCGATGTCGCGCGCAATGTCCAAACCATCTGCACGCGGTTGGCTCCGCTGCTGGCCGGCGCCGGGGCCGAAGGCGAATAA